In Betaproteobacteria bacterium, one DNA window encodes the following:
- a CDS encoding PAS domain-containing protein, producing MNLRILLSQSLKTRVTLFTLAIFVISIWSLAYFSSRMLHVDMERLSGEQQFSTVSFIAAEVNQGLEDRVQALELIARAIDPVLLANAGSLQKFLDHRYVLHSMFNAGVIALSADGTAIADTSHLTGRIGTGFMDRDFVFGALKDGKATIGRPVVGRHLQAPIFGMAAPIRDPKGNVIGALAGVTSLNMPNFLDRIANSRYGKTGGYLLVAPRYRLVVTASDKNRIMEQLPAAGVNPLLDRFIQGYEGSDVFVNPFGVEVLASAKGIPLAGWYVAVSLPTVEAFAPIHAVQRRMLIATILLTLLAGGLTWWMLSRQLAPMLATVKTLAAASDASQPPKPLHVARQDEAGQLIGAFNRVLATLTQREEALQASENRFRTLVDWAPEPFFVHRGGTLLYVNPAAIKLFGATSAQELVGKPLLELIHPDCHSCWHAMHWLLGQRADDRNGRR from the coding sequence ATGAACCTGAGAATCCTGCTGTCGCAGTCACTCAAGACCAGGGTGACGCTGTTCACGCTCGCAATTTTCGTGATCAGCATCTGGTCGCTGGCGTACTTCTCGAGCCGGATGCTGCACGTGGATATGGAACGTCTCTCCGGTGAGCAGCAGTTCTCAACCGTATCGTTCATCGCGGCGGAGGTCAACCAGGGACTGGAAGACCGGGTACAAGCACTGGAACTTATCGCGCGCGCAATCGATCCGGTCCTTTTGGCCAATGCAGGATCGCTGCAGAAATTCCTCGACCACCGCTATGTGCTTCACAGCATGTTCAATGCAGGAGTCATTGCGCTGTCGGCCGACGGCACCGCGATCGCCGATACGTCGCACCTGACCGGGCGAATCGGCACCGGTTTCATGGATCGGGATTTTGTATTCGGCGCACTCAAGGACGGCAAAGCCACAATCGGTCGTCCGGTGGTCGGCCGCCACCTGCAAGCACCAATTTTCGGAATGGCGGCGCCGATTCGTGACCCCAAAGGCAATGTAATCGGCGCGCTGGCAGGCGTGACAAGCCTGAACATGCCCAATTTTCTGGACAGGATCGCGAACAGCCGCTACGGAAAAACCGGCGGCTATCTGTTGGTGGCGCCTCGGTACCGGCTGGTGGTCACCGCATCAGACAAGAATCGCATCATGGAGCAACTCCCGGCCGCCGGTGTCAATCCCTTGCTGGACCGGTTTATTCAAGGCTATGAAGGTTCCGACGTTTTTGTCAATCCGTTTGGCGTCGAAGTGTTGGCTTCGGCCAAAGGGATTCCGCTGGCGGGTTGGTATGTTGCCGTCTCGCTCCCCACTGTAGAAGCCTTTGCGCCGATTCACGCCGTGCAACGGCGCATGCTGATTGCAACCATCCTGCTCACCTTGCTGGCGGGCGGTCTCACGTGGTGGATGTTAAGCCGCCAACTGGCGCCAATGCTTGCCACGGTCAAAACGCTCGCCGCCGCATCCGATGCCAGTCAGCCACCAAAGCCCTTGCATGTCGCGAGGCAAGATGAGGCCGGCCAATTGATTGGCGCCTTCAATCGGGTGCTGGCAACCCTGACGCAACGCGAGGAAGCATTGCAGGCGAGCGAAAATCGTTTCCGCACCCTCGTCGACTGGGCACCCGAACCATTTTTCGTTCATCGCGGTGGAACACTGCTTTATGTCAATCCGGCGGCCATCAAGTTGTTTGGCGCAACCTCCGCGCAAGAGCTCGTCGGAAAGCCGCTCCTCGAATTGATTCACCCGGACTGTCATTCGTGTTGGCACGCGATGCACTGGCTATTGGGCCAGCGCGCCGATGATCGAAATGGCCGACGATGA
- a CDS encoding response regulator, whose product MLGGAAPRPLQPCRADEAGSPDNGNGRGRHILYLDDDESLVLLVQRLLERRGFRVSGFTDQREALATIRAGPAAFDLVVSDYNMPGMSGLDVAREVRAIRADLPVAIASGYIDEALRAAATGAGVRELIFKANAVEDL is encoded by the coding sequence ATGCTCGGCGGTGCCGCACCTCGCCCCCTGCAACCATGCCGTGCGGATGAAGCTGGATCGCCGGACAATGGCAACGGCCGGGGCCGGCATATTCTCTATCTCGACGACGATGAATCGCTGGTGCTCCTGGTGCAGCGTTTGCTGGAGCGGCGCGGCTTCCGCGTCAGTGGTTTCACGGATCAGCGCGAGGCGCTTGCCACGATTCGCGCCGGGCCAGCCGCGTTCGACCTGGTGGTCAGCGACTACAACATGCCCGGCATGTCGGGGCTGGACGTGGCGCGCGAAGTACGCGCTATCCGCGCTGACCTGCCGGTCGCGATCGCATCGGGTTACATCGACGAAGCCTTGCGCGCCGCCGCGACCGGAGCGGGAGTACGCGAACTGATTTTCAAGGCCAACGCGGTAGAGGATTTGTGA
- a CDS encoding response regulator, with amino-acid sequence MELFALNEEVTALEAALSRFDGVARLPLLIPLAWQLRQRDHKRALLLADEAETLLRGESIDDIERQRGMARLRLVRGELRWLFGDLNAAENLANAAIATFERLGDRIGAGDGKWLLTHVCVERGDMRQSDEWLDSAIEDYRACGDTSRVDAATARSLLNAAFTDAHATAARLSQAFDPAVEHGAAIEAWVASARAIVAVNTGDSGAGIKYFLHAHRMAMACGQIRLAVVSVSNAADTIGTLGDLDTALEWVESALVLARSNGCPGMLGLPLMQAGNILRMLDRHADARAMLYEAQAGLEGLKNAQLLAIVSEYLGDLLLDIGEPEAALGYFLQAEEYYAAALEGPSPLLRCWRGQADALCRLAQPEKASAKLGAALALANQEGIGVEQIRILRVYADLYRQSTLPPPDGMSAPGATLHYLKQAMATAAGIENYIVPSELLDEVASAYAACGEYQMAYDNGKAAARTRDSQRLNDARNRAIAMQVRQETERARADAEHQRQLAETEARRAAALQESSATLETLGLIGREITASLNAEAVYATLYRHVNQLLDATLFSVYLLERDSRTLHGVFGIEDARPFPLIRISVDDAISLCARCARARQEFVIDTAPDAEDPNLVPGTLRTLSSLFAPLMIGERLLGVMSIQSIQSHAYSERERSIFRTLCAYGAIALDNAAAYSSAESARQQASCALEELRHTEAMRTKAEAARAFLETQLRESQKMEAIGTLAGGIAHDFNNILATILGNVELARQDMSASSLALESLAEIRKAGSRARDLVQQILSFSRRQPTERKPIALAPVIEESVQLLRSTLPARIEVDVHCDADLPTVLADATQIQQVLINLCTNAMHAIGERPGRIGIRLDALMLDNTLMQAHPALHALCARQPCHAVRLAVSDDGCGMDAAMLERIFEPFYTTRQVDEGTGLGLSVVHGIVQTHEGAIIVESQPGKGSTFTVYLPATVAAEQPLPKMQMPEVSAPASIAADAHGGKHILYLDDDESLVFLVSRLLERSGHRISGHTDQREALDALRADPNAFDLVVTDYNMPGMSGLDVARAVRTIRADLPVAIASGFIDETLQSQAEGAGVRELIFKANAVEELCEAFARLAQAVGKKR; translated from the coding sequence ATGGAACTGTTTGCCCTAAACGAAGAAGTCACTGCCCTCGAGGCCGCGCTGTCGCGGTTCGACGGCGTCGCAAGGTTGCCGTTGTTGATCCCATTGGCGTGGCAGTTGCGTCAGCGCGATCACAAGCGGGCGCTGCTGCTGGCCGATGAAGCCGAAACGTTGCTGCGCGGTGAAAGTATTGACGACATCGAGCGCCAACGTGGCATGGCGCGCCTGCGGTTGGTGCGCGGCGAGTTGCGCTGGCTGTTTGGCGACTTGAACGCCGCGGAAAATCTTGCGAACGCCGCGATCGCGACCTTTGAACGACTGGGAGATCGCATTGGCGCGGGCGACGGCAAGTGGTTGCTGACGCACGTCTGTGTGGAGCGTGGCGACATGCGGCAGTCTGATGAGTGGCTCGATTCGGCCATCGAAGACTACCGTGCCTGTGGTGACACGTCGCGGGTCGATGCCGCCACCGCGCGCAGCCTGCTGAACGCGGCCTTCACGGATGCGCACGCCACCGCCGCGCGCCTGTCGCAGGCGTTTGATCCCGCGGTCGAGCATGGCGCCGCGATCGAGGCATGGGTGGCAAGCGCACGTGCCATCGTCGCCGTCAACACCGGCGACAGCGGCGCCGGTATCAAATATTTCCTGCACGCGCATCGCATGGCGATGGCATGCGGACAAATCCGCCTTGCGGTGGTATCGGTCAGCAACGCGGCGGATACCATCGGCACGCTGGGCGATCTTGATACCGCGCTGGAATGGGTTGAAAGCGCCCTGGTGCTGGCGCGCAGCAATGGCTGCCCGGGGATGCTGGGGCTTCCCCTGATGCAGGCCGGAAACATCCTGCGCATGCTTGATCGCCATGCCGACGCGAGGGCAATGCTGTATGAGGCGCAGGCGGGGCTGGAAGGGCTGAAAAATGCTCAATTGCTTGCGATTGTCTCGGAGTACCTGGGGGATTTGTTGCTCGATATCGGCGAGCCGGAAGCGGCGCTGGGTTACTTTCTCCAGGCCGAAGAATATTATGCGGCCGCACTGGAGGGGCCAAGCCCGCTGTTGCGGTGCTGGCGCGGACAAGCGGATGCCTTGTGCCGTTTGGCGCAGCCGGAAAAGGCAAGCGCCAAACTGGGCGCGGCGCTTGCGTTGGCGAATCAGGAAGGCATTGGCGTCGAACAAATCAGGATTCTTCGCGTGTATGCGGACCTGTACCGTCAGTCCACGCTGCCCCCGCCTGATGGAATGTCCGCGCCCGGTGCCACTTTGCACTATTTGAAACAAGCGATGGCGACCGCGGCTGGCATCGAAAATTACATTGTGCCCAGCGAGCTGCTCGATGAAGTGGCGAGCGCATATGCGGCCTGCGGCGAATACCAAATGGCCTACGACAACGGCAAGGCGGCGGCGCGCACACGGGACAGCCAGCGCCTGAACGATGCCCGCAACCGCGCCATCGCCATGCAGGTGCGCCAGGAAACCGAGCGCGCCCGCGCCGACGCCGAACATCAACGCCAGTTGGCGGAGACCGAAGCCAGGCGGGCGGCCGCCTTGCAGGAGTCAAGCGCCACGCTGGAAACGCTGGGCCTCATCGGTCGCGAGATTACCGCCAGCCTGAATGCCGAGGCGGTTTACGCGACGCTCTACCGACATGTGAATCAGTTACTCGATGCCACTTTATTCTCCGTCTACCTGCTTGAACGCGACAGCCGGACGCTGCACGGCGTGTTTGGTATTGAAGACGCGCGACCGTTCCCGTTGATCCGGATATCCGTCGACGATGCGATATCACTTTGCGCACGATGCGCGCGCGCACGGCAGGAATTCGTCATCGACACGGCGCCGGATGCGGAGGACCCCAATCTTGTTCCCGGCACCTTGCGTACCTTGAGTTCGCTATTCGCACCCTTGATGATTGGCGAGCGCCTGCTGGGGGTGATGTCGATCCAGTCGATTCAGTCTCACGCCTACAGCGAGCGCGAACGCTCGATATTCCGTACGTTGTGCGCCTATGGCGCGATCGCGCTCGACAATGCCGCCGCCTATTCCTCGGCGGAGAGTGCGCGGCAACAGGCGAGCTGCGCGCTGGAAGAGTTGCGGCACACCGAGGCGATGCGCACCAAGGCCGAAGCCGCCCGCGCTTTCCTCGAAACGCAATTGCGCGAATCACAAAAAATGGAAGCCATTGGCACGCTTGCCGGCGGCATCGCGCATGACTTCAACAACATCCTTGCGACCATCCTCGGCAACGTGGAGTTGGCGCGCCAGGACATGAGCGCCAGTTCGCTCGCGCTGGAGAGCCTCGCTGAAATCCGCAAGGCCGGCAGCCGCGCGCGCGACCTGGTGCAGCAAATCCTTTCCTTCAGCCGCCGGCAGCCGACCGAGCGCAAACCGATCGCGCTCGCGCCCGTCATCGAGGAATCCGTGCAGCTACTGCGTTCCACATTGCCGGCACGCATTGAAGTCGATGTGCATTGCGACGCGGACCTGCCCACCGTACTGGCCGATGCCACGCAAATACAGCAAGTGCTGATCAACCTCTGCACCAACGCCATGCACGCGATAGGTGAACGCCCCGGACGTATCGGCATTCGCCTGGACGCATTGATGCTCGACAATACGTTGATGCAGGCCCACCCGGCGCTGCACGCGCTATGCGCCAGGCAACCCTGTCACGCCGTACGGCTTGCGGTCAGCGACGATGGCTGCGGCATGGACGCCGCCATGCTCGAGCGGATCTTCGAACCTTTCTACACCACGCGGCAGGTGGACGAAGGTACCGGACTCGGACTGTCGGTGGTGCACGGCATCGTGCAGACACATGAGGGCGCGATCATCGTCGAAAGTCAGCCCGGCAAAGGATCGACCTTCACGGTCTACCTGCCCGCCACCGTGGCCGCGGAGCAACCGCTACCGAAAATGCAGATGCCCGAGGTGAGTGCGCCGGCCAGCATTGCGGCCGATGCACATGGCGGCAAACACATTCTCTACCTTGACGACGACGAATCGCTGGTGTTCCTGGTCTCGCGCTTGCTCGAGCGCAGCGGCCACCGCATCAGCGGCCACACCGATCAGCGTGAAGCGCTGGATGCACTGCGCGCCGATCCGAACGCATTCGACCTGGTCGTGACCGACTACAACATGCCCGGCATGTCGGGGCTGGACGTGGCGCGCGCGGTGCGCACCATCCGCGCGGATCTGCCCGTGGCGATCGCGTCGGGATTCATCGACGAGACGTTGCAATCGCAGGCGGAAGGCGCGGGCGTGCGGGAACTGATCTTCAAGGCCAATGCGGTGGAAGAGTTGTGCGAGGCGTTTGCGCGGCTGGCGCAGGCGGTCGGAAAGAAACGATGA
- a CDS encoding PAS domain S-box protein: MNNPTSHLPEVAPGDRPGDVPGPAQDADTGLLYAAYGQMRANLLVTAIEFPILTALVWNIFTHEKLLAWMGVVFATLAMRYVLWAAFKRAAPGPDALTLWRNLLLAGTVATGAAWSFGPSVMLPQASGVEVGVIVAILISVCWIAVLTYASQQVAMRAFVAATLLPAAVVAWASTGSEKWLIGLLLVFVFVVLLVHGRRLGQSMRALIEAQADQRAAADEAGIARARYFDLYEMAPIGYCTVNGHGLILEANFTAATLLGVARGALVNQPVTRFIHKEDQHIYQQRRTRLAETGEPQACELRLARHDGTTFWAHLAATAARDAAGAPALRIVLSDATGHKHAEAARAAAIIDASMDAIIGVDEFECVVVFSAAAEKMFQLSAGEAMGQTIDRFIPARFRGGHRAHFREFMKNAHTRRMGGQFMPVSALRADGTEFPIEASISHIAIEDKHLFTVTLRDITQRKQAEDALMTAQRNTAVLAQLGRELAEAATSKVAAIHILDAAQQLLGWESSWLHLWDEQRQKLVDVADFDLIDGEIREVPSNVVAQGAPSLTARRVMEEGPQLILRDSDEEAGAAGVLYGNGLRSLSLMFVPIKLAGKIIGILSIQSYQRNAYDAADLDLLHALATHCAGALVRLQNADALRESEERFQLANRAVFDVIWDQDLLSKAIWWGDHFEEVYGHSPAEAGKNGDYWRDCVHPEDRERVDAGVEEVLDAGGDTWSANYRFRRKDGAYAFVEDRAIIIKNAAGEPVRMLGAMRDVTERRQMERELQAQRDFATQIINTVGQGLTVTDSDGRFEFVNPAFAHLCGYEPADLIGHLPSEVTAPEAHVDLENQRLARRAGQRTTYESRMHRSDGGAVDVLITGVPRAHEGQFAGTIAVITDLTERKQAEAARMMLEAQLRESQKMEAIGLLAGGIAHDFNNILATILGNVELAREDVSTNPLALQSLNEIRKAGSRARDLVQQILSFSRRQPSERKVIALAPVVEESARLLRATLPARLNLDVHCEADLPAVLADATQMQQIIINLCTNAMHAIRERPGRIGIRLDAVMLDPAMTSTHPALRALQEKQRGRTLRLAVTDDGCGMDAATLARIFEPFFTTRQVDEGTGLGLSVVHGIVQTHEGAIVVDSQPGKGSIFTVYLPAAEAAASARQPGQSVAESAPVRAPGGQHILYVDDDESLVFLVQRLLERRGFRVSGHTDQREALAAIRADPAAFDLVVTDYNMPGMSGLDVARAVRAIRADLPVAIASGFIDETLQSEAAGAGVRELIFKANAVEDLSEAFARLAQAVGEKA; encoded by the coding sequence ATGAACAATCCAACTTCACACCTGCCCGAAGTTGCGCCGGGTGATAGGCCGGGTGATGTGCCGGGTCCGGCGCAGGATGCCGACACCGGGCTGCTATACGCCGCATACGGGCAAATGCGGGCAAACCTGCTGGTCACCGCGATCGAATTCCCGATCCTGACGGCGCTGGTATGGAACATCTTCACGCATGAAAAGCTGTTGGCGTGGATGGGTGTGGTATTCGCGACGCTGGCGATGCGCTACGTGCTTTGGGCAGCGTTCAAACGTGCCGCACCCGGGCCGGATGCGCTCACGCTCTGGCGAAACCTGCTTCTGGCGGGGACCGTCGCGACCGGGGCGGCCTGGTCGTTCGGTCCGAGCGTCATGCTTCCGCAGGCCAGTGGGGTGGAGGTGGGCGTGATCGTTGCCATCCTCATCAGCGTTTGCTGGATAGCGGTACTTACGTATGCGTCGCAGCAAGTGGCGATGCGCGCTTTTGTCGCTGCGACACTGCTGCCGGCGGCCGTTGTCGCGTGGGCATCGACCGGCAGCGAAAAATGGCTGATCGGCTTGCTCCTGGTATTCGTGTTTGTCGTCCTGCTGGTTCACGGCCGCCGTCTGGGTCAGTCAATGCGCGCGCTGATCGAAGCGCAGGCAGACCAGCGCGCCGCCGCCGATGAGGCCGGCATCGCGCGGGCGCGCTACTTCGATCTCTACGAAATGGCGCCGATAGGCTATTGCACCGTCAACGGGCACGGGTTGATTCTGGAAGCCAACTTCACAGCCGCCACGCTGCTCGGCGTCGCGCGCGGGGCACTGGTCAATCAACCGGTGACGCGGTTCATCCACAAGGAAGACCAGCACATTTATCAGCAGCGCCGCACGCGGCTCGCTGAAACGGGGGAGCCGCAGGCATGCGAATTGCGCCTGGCAAGGCACGATGGCACGACGTTCTGGGCACATCTGGCGGCCACAGCCGCGCGGGATGCCGCCGGCGCGCCCGCGTTGCGCATCGTGCTGAGCGATGCCACCGGGCACAAGCATGCCGAAGCCGCCCGCGCGGCGGCAATCATTGACGCATCGATGGACGCGATCATCGGCGTGGATGAATTCGAATGCGTGGTCGTTTTCAGTGCCGCGGCGGAAAAAATGTTTCAGCTTTCCGCCGGCGAAGCCATGGGGCAAACCATCGACCGCTTCATTCCGGCGCGCTTCCGTGGCGGCCACCGCGCCCATTTTCGTGAGTTCATGAAGAATGCCCATACCAGGCGAATGGGTGGGCAGTTTATGCCTGTGAGCGCCTTGCGGGCGGATGGAACGGAGTTCCCGATCGAAGCATCGATTTCGCATATTGCGATCGAGGACAAGCACCTTTTCACGGTGACGCTGCGGGACATCACCCAGCGCAAGCAGGCCGAAGACGCATTGATGACCGCGCAGCGGAACACCGCCGTTCTCGCACAACTGGGACGCGAACTTGCCGAGGCGGCGACCAGCAAGGTCGCCGCGATCCACATCCTCGATGCGGCGCAGCAATTGCTCGGATGGGAGTCGAGTTGGCTGCACCTCTGGGATGAGCAGCGGCAGAAACTGGTGGATGTGGCGGACTTTGACCTCATCGATGGCGAAATCCGCGAAGTGCCGTCCAATGTGGTCGCGCAGGGAGCGCCCTCCCTCACGGCACGGCGGGTCATGGAGGAAGGGCCGCAGCTGATATTGCGCGATAGCGACGAGGAAGCTGGCGCTGCTGGCGTGCTCTATGGCAATGGGCTGCGCTCCCTGTCACTGATGTTCGTCCCGATCAAACTGGCCGGAAAAATCATCGGCATCCTGTCGATCCAGAGTTACCAGCGCAACGCCTACGACGCGGCGGACCTTGACCTGCTGCATGCCCTGGCCACGCACTGCGCCGGCGCGCTGGTACGTTTGCAGAACGCGGATGCGTTGCGCGAAAGCGAAGAACGCTTCCAGCTCGCGAACCGCGCCGTGTTCGATGTCATTTGGGATCAGGACCTTTTGAGCAAGGCCATCTGGTGGGGCGATCACTTCGAAGAAGTTTATGGCCACAGTCCCGCCGAAGCCGGAAAGAACGGCGACTACTGGCGCGATTGCGTCCACCCGGAAGATCGCGAGCGGGTCGATGCCGGGGTCGAGGAAGTGCTCGACGCGGGCGGCGACACCTGGTCCGCCAATTATCGTTTTCGGCGCAAGGACGGCGCGTATGCGTTTGTCGAGGACCGCGCCATCATCATCAAGAATGCCGCGGGCGAACCCGTGCGCATGCTGGGCGCGATGCGCGATGTCACGGAGCGCAGGCAAATGGAAAGAGAACTCCAGGCGCAACGTGACTTCGCCACACAGATCATCAACACGGTCGGGCAGGGACTCACGGTCACGGATTCCGACGGGCGATTCGAGTTTGTCAACCCGGCGTTTGCACATCTGTGCGGTTACGAGCCGGCGGACCTGATCGGGCATTTACCCTCGGAGGTGACCGCCCCGGAAGCGCACGTCGATCTGGAGAACCAGCGTTTGGCGCGGCGCGCTGGCCAGCGAACCACTTATGAGTCGCGTATGCACCGGTCCGATGGTGGTGCGGTGGACGTATTGATTACCGGCGTGCCGCGTGCCCACGAAGGGCAATTTGCCGGCACCATTGCGGTCATCACCGATCTCACCGAGCGCAAGCAGGCGGAAGCCGCCCGCATGATGCTCGAAGCACAATTGCGCGAATCGCAGAAGATGGAAGCCATCGGCCTGCTGGCCGGCGGTATCGCCCACGACTTCAACAACATCCTGGCGACCATTCTCGGCAACGTCGAACTCGCGCGCGAGGACGTGAGCACGAATCCGCTTGCGCTGCAAAGCCTGAACGAGATCCGCAAGGCCGGCAGCCGTGCGCGCGATCTGGTGCAGCAAATCCTCTCCTTCAGCCGCCGGCAACCCAGCGAGCGCAAGGTCATCGCGCTTGCACCGGTCGTCGAGGAGTCTGCGCGCTTGTTGCGCGCGACGTTGCCGGCGCGCCTGAATCTGGATGTTCACTGCGAGGCTGATTTGCCGGCTGTCTTGGCGGACGCCACCCAGATGCAACAAATCATCATTAATCTTTGCACCAACGCCATGCACGCCATCCGCGAGCGGCCCGGACGCATCGGCATCCGGCTGGATGCGGTGATGCTCGATCCCGCGATGACGTCTACGCATCCGGCGCTGCGCGCCTTGCAGGAAAAGCAACGCGGACGCACGTTACGGCTCGCGGTGACCGATGACGGATGCGGCATGGACGCCGCGACACTCGCGCGAATCTTTGAGCCGTTCTTCACCACCCGGCAAGTGGACGAAGGCACCGGCCTGGGGCTGTCGGTAGTGCACGGCATCGTGCAGACACACGAAGGCGCCATTGTGGTGGACAGCCAGCCCGGCAAGGGATCGATTTTCACCGTGTACCTGCCCGCCGCCGAAGCCGCGGCAAGTGCCCGGCAACCCGGGCAAAGCGTAGCGGAGAGCGCGCCGGTCCGCGCACCCGGCGGCCAGCACATTCTTTACGTTGACGACGATGAATCGCTGGTATTTCTTGTACAGCGCCTGCTGGAACGTCGCGGCTTTCGCGTCAGCGGCCATACCGATCAGCGCGAAGCGCTCGCCGCCATTCGCGCCGATCCGGCCGCATTTGACCTGGTCGTGACCGACTACAACATGCCCGGCATGTCGGGCTTGGACGTGGCACGCGCGGTGCGCGCCATCCGCGCCGACCTGCCGGTAGCGATCGCCTCGGGATTCATCGACGAGACGCTGCAATCGGAGGCAGCCGGTGCGGGCGTGCGGGAGCTGATTTTCAAGGCCAATGCGGTGGAGGATCTGAGCGAGGCGTTTGCACGATTGGCGCAGGCGGTGGGGGAGAAAGCATGA
- a CDS encoding PAS domain S-box protein: MSLKDLDTPETLSTVPERMQRMLSGESLTFEVENYHKDGHVFSLEVSSSVILSGGEPLVQSFVRDITERKQAEAARASLEAQLRESQKMEAIGTLAGGIAHDFNNALATILGNVELARQDVHANPMALQSLDEIRKAGTRARDLVQQILSFSRRQPTERKLTSLAPIIEESERLLRATLPARVSLDVHCAADVPGVHADATLLQQILINLVTNAMQAMRGGPGKIGIRLDTVRFDAVMADVHPGLRAMHTKHAGDVVRIEVSDDGCGMDAATRARIFEPFFTTKAVNEGTGLGLSVVHGIVETHEGAIEVESQLGKGLDIHHLPARCRAAGSRAG, from the coding sequence ATGAGCCTGAAGGATCTGGATACGCCGGAAACGCTTTCAACGGTGCCCGAACGGATGCAGCGGATGCTTTCAGGAGAATCGCTGACTTTCGAGGTGGAGAACTATCACAAGGATGGGCACGTTTTTTCACTCGAGGTTTCGTCAAGCGTGATATTGTCCGGGGGAGAACCGCTGGTTCAGTCTTTCGTCCGCGATATCACCGAACGCAAGCAGGCCGAGGCCGCGCGCGCGTCGCTCGAAGCGCAACTGCGTGAATCGCAGAAGATGGAGGCCATCGGCACGCTCGCCGGTGGCATCGCGCACGACTTCAACAACGCGCTGGCGACGATCCTCGGAAATGTGGAGCTTGCGCGCCAGGATGTGCACGCTAATCCAATGGCGCTGCAGAGCCTGGATGAGATACGCAAGGCCGGGACCCGCGCGCGTGACCTGGTGCAGCAGATATTGTCCTTTAGCCGCCGGCAGCCGACCGAGCGAAAGCTGACATCGCTCGCGCCCATCATCGAAGAATCCGAGCGCCTGCTGCGCGCGACACTGCCGGCGCGCGTGAGTCTGGACGTGCATTGCGCGGCGGATGTTCCCGGCGTGCACGCAGATGCGACGCTGCTGCAGCAGATCCTGATCAATCTGGTCACCAACGCGATGCAGGCAATGCGCGGCGGGCCTGGAAAGATCGGCATCCGCCTGGATACGGTGCGCTTCGATGCGGTGATGGCAGATGTTCATCCCGGATTGCGTGCCATGCACACGAAGCATGCGGGCGACGTGGTGCGGATCGAGGTGAGCGATGATGGATGTGGCATGGATGCGGCCACGCGCGCGCGAATTTTTGAACCATTCTTCACCACCAAGGCCGTGAACGAAGGTACCGGCTTGGGCCTGTCGGTGGTGCACGGCATCGTGGAAACCCACGAAGGCGCGATTGAAGTCGAAAGCCAACTCGGCAAAGGGCTCGATATTCACCATCTACCTGCCCGCTGCCGCGCCGCAGGATCGCGCGCCGGGTGA